Proteins encoded by one window of Salvia splendens isolate huo1 chromosome 5, SspV2, whole genome shotgun sequence:
- the LOC121805308 gene encoding uncharacterized protein LOC121805308: MGKEENLQHLEGTTHNAQGTTPAAGSSSGCCLSCTSVRNLVTLRCVLALVLGFGVLLSALFWLPFFHFGDRQDLDLDYQGYDVIASFMLNKSASYLSDCKLQLENDIFDEIPFSNTKVEIISLEPAGPNTTKVVFAVESDATTRSLIREHFVYLISNQSALTLTAPLFGDTFSFDVVKFKGGITASPDQKAFLLQSVKIPFNFTLNFSIDVLLKNFDELTSQLKVGLRLTPYENLYIRLTNLKGSTVRPPTTVESQVVLAVGMNPSRLKQLAQTITGSHSKNLGLNNTEFGRVKQVRLSSILQHSLGNDKGSPSPSPSPSQSPMSKSRHRHHHHHHHHPAPAVSPSPSTARGGSFSGKGSPVPTPASAPVKAREPPCPFGHNNWYPWKHKHPRMAPTAPPVYAPYIAPSQPKQMHKTAPRIAPATAERPSPSAAHTHNRAPSPSQHRARPLDVMSITSPSPSPSSAIKFSLKPWILLLFTLLGMAL; this comes from the exons ATGGGAAAGGAAGAAAATTTGCAGCATTTGGAGGGTACAACACATAATGCTCAAGGCACAACCCCTGCTGCAGGGAGTAGTAGTGGCTGCTGCTTGAGCTGCACTAGTGTTAGAAATTTAGTGACCTTGAGATGTGTTCTTGCTTTGGTTCTTGGCTTTGGGGTGCTTCTGTCTGCTCTTTTTTGGTTGCCATTCTTTCATTTTGGAGATCGTCAAGATCTGGATCTGGATTATCAAG GTTATGATGTCATCGCAAGTTTTATGCTGAACAAGTCAGCTTCTTATCTCTCAGACTGTAAGTTGCAACTTGAGAATGATATTTTTGATGAGATTCCCTTCTCCAATACTAAG GTGGAAATAATAAGCTTAGAGCCAGCTGGACCAAACACGACAAAGGTTGTGTTTGCGGTTGAATCTGATGCAACGACACGGAGTTTAATTAGAGAACATTTTGTGTATCTAATATCAAATCAGTCAGCTCTTACCTTGACTGCACCTTTGTTTGGGGATACCTTCTCGTTCGATGTCGTAAAATTTAAAGGAGGGATTACTGCCAGTCCAGATCAGAAGGCATTCCTTTTGCAGAGTGTTAAGATTCCATTCAATTTTACCTTGAACTTCTCCATTGATGTACTCCTCAAAAATTTTGACGAACTCACGAGCCAACTCAAAGTGGGCTTACGGTTAACTCCATACGAG AATTTGTATATTCGGCTCACTAATTTGAAAGGCTCCACTGTACGTCCGCCTACAACAGTTGAGTCGCAAGTCGTGTTGGCCGTGGGCATGAACCCCTCGAGATTAAAGCAATTGGCTCAAACTATCACAGGTTCACACTCTAAGAATCTTGGTCTGAACAATACCGAATTTGGTCGGGTTAAGCAAGTTCGTCTCTCGTCAATCTTACAACACTCCCTCGGCAATGACAAGGGAAGTCCTTCACCATCACCTTCTCCTTCTCAATCTCCTATGTCGAAATcccgccaccgccaccaccaccaccaccaccatcacccTGCTCCTGCTGTCTCGCCTTCTCCATCGACAGCTCGTGGCGGGTCTTTCAGTGGGAAAGGATCACCAGTACCTACGCCTGCATCAGCTCCTGTAAAAGCCAGGGAGCCTCCGTGCCCTTTTGGTCACAATAACTGGTATCCGTGGAAGCACAAGCATCCTCGGATGGCGCCTACTGCACCACCAGTTTACGCACCATACATTGCTCCATCACAGCCAAAGCAAATGCATAAGACAGCACCAAGAATTGCTCCAGCTACCGCAGAACGTCCATCTCCTAGTGCAGCTCATACTCATAACCGGGCCCCCTCACCAAGTCAACATCGTGCTAGGCCTCTGGACGTGATGTCAATAACATCACCCTCTCCATCTCCAT CTTCTGCAATAAAGTTCTCCCTCAAACCATGGATTCTGCTGTTATTTACATTGCTCGGCATGGCTTTGTAG